One Sus scrofa isolate TJ Tabasco breed Duroc chromosome 10, Sscrofa11.1, whole genome shotgun sequence genomic window carries:
- the PITRM1 gene encoding presequence protease, mitochondrial isoform X4, whose protein sequence is MARARSTCTWPGRTETTPSGRPSPRSVQFRTTPADSSGAPHILEHTVLCGSQRYPCRDPFFKMLNRSLCTFMNAFTASDYTLYPFSTQNPKDFQNLLSVYLDAAFFPCLRELDFWQEGWRLEHEDPSDPQTPLVFKGVVFNEMKGVFADNERIFSQHLQNRLLPDHTYAVVSGGDPLCIPDLTWEQLRRFHATHYHPSNARFFTYGNFPLEQHLRQIHEEALSKFQKIEPRTAVPAQKPWDQPREFQISCAPDSLAAGSSGQTTVSVSFLLPHITDTFEAFTLSLLSSLLVSGPSAPFYQSLIESGLGTGFSPDAGYNGCTREAYFSVGLQGVAEEDVGAVRDLVDRTLDGVIEKGFEADRIEALLHKIEIQMKHQSVSFGLALTLHIASCWNHDGDPVELLKLGAQVAQFRKCLEDNPKFLQEKVQQYFKNNQHKLTLSMTPDDKYSEKQMQMEAEKLKQKVSSLSPEDKQRLHEKGLELQAQQSQPQDASCLPALKVSDIEPRIPATDLEVATAAGDVPVQCCAQPTNGLVYFRAFASLNTVPEELRPYVPLFCSVLTKLGCGSLDYREQAQQVELKTGGLAASPQVLPDDTHLDTYEQGVLFSSLCLDRNLPDMMRLWSEIFNSPRLEEEERFRVLVKMTAQELANGVPDSGHLYASTRAGRTLASAGDLQEAFGGMDQVRLMKRIAETADLTPVLKKLPRIKKHLLNRDSLRCAVNATPQQMPQAQRAVDGFVRSLSRSQKERKPVRPQVVEKPAPGAAGGSAPVLRKLVTDPTFKPCQMKTHFLLPFPVNYVAECVRTAPYTDPDHASLQVLARLMTAKFLHVEIREKGGAYGGGARLSHGGIFTLFSYRDPRSMETLQSFAEAVDWARSGRFTQQDIDEAKLSVFASVDAPVAPSDRGLDHFLYGLSDEMKQVHREQLFAVCREGLVDVSNRYLGTGRSTRGVALLGPENSRIAKDPSWIIR, encoded by the exons ATGGCACGGGCGCGCAGTacctgcacctggccagggaggACAGAAACAACACCTTCAG GCCGGCCTTCCCCCCGCAGCGTGCAGTTCCGCACGACCCCTGCGGACAGCAGCGGCGCACCCCACATCCTGGAGCACACGGTCCTGTGCGGCTCCCAGAGGTACCCCTGCAGGGACCCCTTCTTCAAGATGCTGAACAGGTCGCTGTGCACGTTCATGAACGCCTTCACGG CTAGTGACTACACGCTGTACCCGTTCTCCACACAAAACCCCAAGGACTTCCAGAACCTCCTGTCTGTGTATCTGGACGCGGCCTTTTTCCCCTGCTTGCGGGAGCTGGATTTCTG GCAGGAAGGATGGCGGCTGGAGCACGAGGACCCCAGCGACCCGCAGACGCCCTTGGTCTTCAAAGGAGTCGTCTTCAACGAGATGAAGGGCGTGTTT GCGGATAACGAGAGGATATTCTCGCAGCACCTTCAGAACCGACTGCTTCCCGACCACACGTACGCGGTGGTCTCTGGAGGGGACCCCCTGTGCATCCCGGACCTCACGTGGGAGCAGCTGAGGCGCTTCCACGCCACCCACTACCACCCCAGCAACGCCAG GTTCTTCACGTACGGGAACTTTCCGCTGGAACAGCATCTGAGACAAATTCATGAAGAAGCGCTGAGTAAGTTTCAGAAAATCGAGCCCCGGACGGCGGTGCCGGCCCAGAAGCCCTGGGACCAGCCA AGAGAGTTCCAGATCTCGTGCGCCCCGGACTCGCTGGCCGCCGGCTCCTCGGGACAGACCACCGTCAGCGTCAGCTTCCTCCTGCCACA CATCACCGACACGTTTGAAGCCTTCACGCTGAGCCTCCTGTCTTCGCTCCTGGTCAGCGGCCCCAGCGCCCCCTTCTATCAGTCCCTCATCGAGTCTGGGCTCGGCACGGGCTTCTCTCCCGACGCCGG GTACAACGGCTGCACGCGGGAGGCCTACTTCAGCGTGGGCCTGCAGGGGGTCGCGGAAGAGGACGTCGGGGCAGTCCGCGACCTCGTGGACAGGACGCTGGATGGCGTCATCGA GAAAGGATTTGAAGCTGATCGGATCGAAGCTTTGCTCCATAAGATTGAGATACAGATGAAGCACCAGTCGGTCAGCTTCGGACTCGCCCTGACGCTG CACATAGCTTCCTGCTGGAACCACGACGGGGACCCCGTGGAGCTCCTAAAGCTGGGCGCTCAGGTGGCGCAGTTCAGGAAGTGCCTGGAGGACAATCCAAAGTTTTTGCAAGAAAAAGTGCAACAGTATTTTAAG AATAATCAGCACAAGTTGACTTTATCAATGACGCCTGATGACAAGTATTCCGAGAAGCAAATGCAGATGGAAGCGGAAAAACTGAAGCAAAAGGTCAGCTCTCTTTCGCCGGAGGACAAGCAGCGGCTCCACGAGAAAG GTTTAGAATTGCAGGCGCAGCAGAGTCAGCCGCAGGACGCGTCCTGTCTGCCCGCCTTGAAGGTGTCTGACATCGAGCCCCGCATCCCGGCCACGGACTTGGAGGTGGCAACGGCAG CTGGGGACGTGCCCGTGCAGTGCTGCGCCCAGCCCACCAACGGCCTGGTCTACTTCAGGGCCTTCGCGAGCCTCAACACGGTGCCCGAGGAGCTGCGGCCGTACGTGCCGCTCTTCTGCAGCGTCCTCACCAA GCTGGGCTGCGGCAGCCTCGACTACAGGGAGCAGGCGCAGCAGGTGGAGCTGAAGACGGGGGGCCTGGCCGCCAGCCCGCAGGTGCTTCCCGACGACACGCACCTCGACACCTACGAGCAG GGTGTGCTCTTCTCGTCTCTCTGCCTCGACAGAAACCTCCCCGACATGATGCGTCTGTGGAGTGAGATCTTTAACAG CCCCcgcttggaggaggaggagcgcTTCCGCGTGCTGGTGAAGATGACGGCCCAGGAGCTGGCCAACGGCGTCCCCGACTCGGGCCACCTGTACGCGTCCACCAGGGCGGGCAGGACCCTGGCGTCCGCAGGGGACCTGCAGGAGGCCTTCGGGGGCATGGACCAG GTGAGGCTCATGAAGAGGATCGCGGAGACGGCTGACCTCACGCCCGTCCTGAAGAAGCTGCCGCGCATCAAAAAGCACTTACTGAACCGGGACAGCTTGAG ATGTGCAGTGAACGCCACACCCCAGCAGATGCCTCAGGCCCAGAGGGCCGTGGACGGCTTCGTCCGGAGCCTGAGCCGGAGCCAGAAGGAGAGGAAGCCGGTGCGCCCGCAGGTGGTGGAG AAACCCGCCCCTGGCGCAGCCGGCGGGAGCGCCCCAGTCCTGAGGAAGCTGGTGACG gaCCCCACCTTCAAGCCCTGCCAGATGAAGACGCATTTCCTGCTCCCGTTCCCCGTGAACTACGTGGCCGAGTGTGTGAGGACCGCCCCGTACACGGACCCCGACCACGCCAG CCTTCAGGTCCTGGCCCGCTTGATGACTGCCAAGTTCTTGCACGTGGAAATTCGAGAGAAAGGCGGTGCTTACGGCGGAGGCGCTCGGCTCAGCCACGGTGGGATATTCACGCTCTTCTCCTACAG GGACCCGCGCTCCATGGAGACGCTGCAGTCCTTTGCGGAGGCCGTGGACTGGGCCCGGTCCGGGCGCTTCACGCAGCAGGACATTGACGAGGCCAAGCTCTCCGTCTTCGCCAGCGTGGACGCTCCCGTGGCTCCTTCAGACAGAG GGCTGGACCACTTCCTGTACGGCCTCTCGGATGAGATGAAGCAGGTGCACCGCGAGCAGCTCTTTGCCGTCTGCCGCGAGGGGCTGGTGGACGTGAGCAACAG GTACCTGGGCACCGGGAGGAGCACACGCGGCGTGGCGCTGCTGGGACCAGAAAACTCGAGGATCGCGAAGGACCCATCCTGGATCATACGATAG